The following are from one region of the Gopherus evgoodei ecotype Sinaloan lineage mitochondrion, complete sequence genome:
- the CYTB gene encoding cytochrome b (TAA stop codon is completed by the addition of 3' A residues to the mRNA), protein MATNLRKTHPLMKIINNSFIDLPSPSNISAWWNFGSLLGICLILQIITGIFLAMHYSPNISLAFSSVAHITRDVQYGWLIRNMHANGASIFFMCIYLHIGRGIYYGSYLYKETWNTGIILLFTVMATAFVGYVLPWGQMSFWGATVITNLLSAIPYIGDTLVQWIWGGFSVDNATLTRFFTFHFLLPFTIIGLAITHLLFLHETGSNNPTGLNSNADKIPFHPYFSYKDLLGLVLMLAILLTLTLFSPNLLGDPDNFTPANPLSTPPHIKPEWYFLFAYAILRSIPNKLGGVLALLFSILVLFLMPTLHTSKQRSTMFRPLTQTLFWCLVADLLVLTWIGGQPVEDPFITIGQAASILYFTIILMLMPITGMIENKMLNLK, encoded by the coding sequence ATGGCCACAAACTTACGAAAAACCCATCCACTAATAAAAATCATCAATAACTCATTCATTGACCTACCAAGCCCCTCAAATATCTCAGCCTGATGAAACTTCGGATCTCTTCTTGGCATCTGTTTAATCCTACAAATTATCACAGGAATTTTCCTAGCAATACACTACTCACCAAACATCTCACTAGCATTCTCATCAGTAGCCCACATCACCCGAGACGTACAATACGGGTGACTCATCCGAAACATACATGCCAACGGAGCCTCCATCTTCTTTATATGTATTTATCTTCACATCGGCCGAGGAATTTATTACGGCTCATATTTATATAAAGAAACTTGAAACACAGGAATCATCTTACTATTTACAGTCATAGCCACCGCATTCGTTGGCTACGTCCTACCATGGGGCCAAATATCATTCTGAGGTGCTACCGTTATCACCAACCTACTCTCAGCTATCCCATACATTGGTGATACTCTAGTACAATGAATCTGAGGTGGATTCTCAGTAGACAACGCCACCCTAACCCGATTCTTCACCTTCCACTTCCTACTCCCCTTCACTATCATCGGCTTAGCCATCACACACCTACTATTTCTTCATGAAACTGGATCAAATAACCCAACAGGGTTAAACTCAAACGCCGACAAAATTCCATTCCACCCATACTTCTCATACAAGGACCTTTTAGGACTTGTACTAATACTAGCTATCCTTCTAACCTTAACACTATTCTCCCCAAACCTACTGGGAGACCCAGATAATTTCACACCAGCCAACCCTCTATCAACCCCACCACACATTAAACCAGAATGGTACTTCTTATTCGCCTACGCAATTCTACGATCTATCCCAAACAAACTAGGGGGTGTACTTGCCCTGTTATTCTCCATTCTAGTATTATTCCTCATACCAACCTTACATACATCAAAACAACGCTCAACCATATTCCGACCACTAACCCAAACCCTATTCTGATGCCTAGTAGCTGACCTGTTAGTACTCACATGAATTGGTGGACAACCAGTAGAAGATCCATTTATCACAATCGGTCAAGCAGCCTCTATTCTATACTTCACAATCATCCTAATACTTATACCAATCACAGGAATAATCGAAAACAAAATATTAAACCTAAAAT